TTGATAGAAACAAAGGTATTAAACTTGCCACTTACGCTGCCCGGTGCATTGAAAATGAGATACTTATGGAGTTAAGAGCTAACAAAAAAAGTAGGGACGATAAATCACTAGAAGAACCGTTAGGAATTGATGGCGAGGGAAATGAACTAACTTTAATGGATATACTAGGTATAGAGAGTGATTTATTTGAAAAGGTAGATACAAAGCTTAATGTAGTTAGACTCAATGAGGTCCTTTATAAACTTACCCAAAAAGAAAGATTTGTTATAGTGAAAAGATTTGGTTTAGGTTCACATGATATTTTAACTCAAAGAGAGATAGCGAAGGAATTGGGAATTTCTAGGTCTTATGTTTCCAGAATTGAAAAAAAAGCGACCACCAAGCTTTTAAAAGAACTAAAAGTTCAAAATTTAATTTAAAATCTTTCAAAAAAATGCTATAATGTTTTTATCTAGGAGGTGGTACTATTTCTATCTTAAAAAAATTAACTCCCAATTTATATTTAGATTCAATATATGAATTAGATTTAGAGAAGTTGAAAAAAAATGATATTGACACAATAATAACCGACTTAGACAATACATTAGTTGGCTGGAATGAACCTTCACCAAACTCAAAGCTTATGAACTGGTTTGAGAACTTAACAAAGCAGGGCTTCAAAGTTGTCATTGTTTCAAATAATAGTGAAAATAGAGTAGCTTCT
This genomic interval from Proteinivorax tanatarense contains the following:
- the sigK gene encoding RNA polymerase sporulation sigma factor SigK → MSILLALAYAMKELSLLVSYVKNNTFPQPLSPEEEEKYLKKMEKGDKQARQKLIEHNLRLVAHIVKKYDSTAIEHDDLISLGSCGLMKAIDSFDRNKGIKLATYAARCIENEILMELRANKKSRDDKSLEEPLGIDGEGNELTLMDILGIESDLFEKVDTKLNVVRLNEVLYKLTQKERFVIVKRFGLGSHDILTQREIAKELGISRSYVSRIEKKATTKLLKELKVQNLI